One Osmerus eperlanus chromosome 23, fOsmEpe2.1, whole genome shotgun sequence DNA segment encodes these proteins:
- the LOC134009766 gene encoding prostaglandin reductase 1-like gives MVQAKTWVLTERFEGIPKDSNFRLQLEQLPDPKDGEMLLEALFLSVDPYMRAYVMRMQPGEVMMGSQVAKVIKSHNPSFPVGSHVVGRCGWRTHSLSDGAGLTLLQADWPQEVPLSQALGGIGMPGLTALYGLEEVLELKKGETLLVNAAAGAVGSVVGQIAKIKGCKVVGSAGSDAKVAFLKDLGFDEAFNYKTITSLEETLKAASPDGYDGFFENVGGPFFSVALPQMKQFGRIAVCGGISLYNDTTPQTGPYPHMSMVFKQLKMEGFLVDRWQHKNPEGIRRLLAWAKEGKLHCREHVTEGFEKMPSAFMGMLKGENIGKAVIKV, from the exons ATGGTTCAAGCCAAGACTTGGGTTCTGACGGAGCGTTTTGAGGGCATCCCCAAGGACAGCAACTTCAGACTGCAGCTGGAACAGCTTCCTGACCCAAAAGATGGAG AGATGCTCCTGGAAGCTTTGTTTCTCAGTGTGGACCCTTACATGAG AGCGTATGTAATGCGCATGCAGCCTGGAGAGGTGATGATGGGATCTCAAGTGGCCAA GGTGATCAAGAGCCACAACCCCTCCTTCCCGGTGGGCAGCCACGTGGTGGGCCGGTGTGGCTGGAGGACCCACAGCCTGTCTGACGGGGCCGGCCTGACCCTGCTGCAGGCAGACTGGCCCCAGGAGGTCCCCCTGTCCCAGGCTCTAGGCGGCATCGGCATGCCCGg cCTAACAGCCCTGTATGGGCTGGAAGAGGTGCTGGAACTGAAGAAAGGAGAGACCCTGCTGGTGAACGCAGCGGCAGGAGCGGTGGGCTCTGTGGTGGGCCAGATCGCGAAGATCAAGGGCTGTAAGGTGGTGGGCTCGGCGGGCTCCGACGCCAAGGTGGCCTTCCTCAAGGACCTGGGCTTCGACGAGGCCTTCAACTACAAAACCATCACGTCGCTTGAGGAAACTCTGAAGGCCGCCTCGCCAGATGGATACGACGGCTTCTTTGAAAAC GTTGGAGGCCCGTTTTTCAGTGTTGCCTTGCCCCAGATGAAGCAGTTTGGAAGGATAGCAGTGTGCGGAGGAATTTCATTGTATAACGATACCACACCACAGACAG gcCCATACCCCCACATGAGTATGGTCTTCAAGCAGCTGAAGATGGAGGGCTTCCTGGTGGATAGGTGGCAGCACAAGAACCCAGAGGGCATCCGAAGGCTGCTGGCCTGGGCCAAAGAG GGGAAACTGCACTGTCGGGAACATGTGACGGAAGGCTTTGAGAAAATGCCCTCTGCCTTTATGGGGATGCTGAAAGGAGAGAACATTGGGAAGGCCGTTATAAAAGTATAA
- the LOC134009765 gene encoding prostaglandin reductase 1-like, with translation MVQAKTWVLTERFEGIPKDSNFRLQLEQLPDPKDGEMLLEALFLSVDPYMRAYVMRMQPGEVMMGSQVAKVIKSHNPSFPVGSHVVGRCGWRTHSLSDGAGLTLLQADWPQEVPLSQALGGIGMPGLTALYGLEEVLDLKEGETLLVNAAAGAVGSVVGQIAKIKGCKVVGSAGSDAKVAFLKDLGFDEAFNYKTITSLEETLKAASPDGYDCFFENVGGPFFSVALPQMKQFGRIAVCGGISLYNDTTPQTGPYSHMSMVFKQLKMEGFLVNRWQHKNPEGIQRLLAWAKEGKLHCREHVTEGFEKMPSAFMGMLKGENIGKAVIKV, from the exons ATGGTTCAAGCCAAGACTTGGGTTCTGACGGAGCGTTTTGAGGGCATCCCCAAGGACAGCAACTTCAGACTGCAGCTGGAACAGCTTCCTGACCCAAAAGATGGAG AGATGCTCCTGGAAGCTTTGTTTCTCAGTGTGGACCCTTACATGAG AGCGTATGTAATGCGCATGCAGCCTGGAGAGGTGATGATGGGATCTCAAGTGGCCAA GGTGATCAAGAGCCACAACCCCTCCTTCCCGGTGGGCAGCCACGTGGTGGGCCGGTGTGGCTGGAGGACCCACAGCCTGTCTGACGGGGCCGGCCTGACCCTGCTGCAGGCAGACTGGCCCCAGGAGGTCCCCCTGTCCCAGGCTCTAGGCGGCATCGGCATGCCCGG cCTAACAGCCCTGTatgggctggaggaggtgctggatcTCAAGGAAGGAGAGACCCTGCTGGTGAACGCAGCGGCAGGAGCGGTGGGCTCTGTGGTGGGCCAGATCGCCAAGATCAAGGGCTGTAAGGTGGTGGGCTCGGCGGGCTCCGACGCCAAGGTGGCCTTCCTCAAGGACCTGGGCTTCGACGAGGCCTTCAACTACAAAACCATCACGTCGCTTGAGGAAACTCTGAAGGCCGCCTCGCCAGATGGATACGACTGCTTCTTTGAAAAC GTTGGAGGCCCGTTTTTCAGTGTTGCCTTGCCCCAGATGAAGCAGTTTGGAAGGATAGCAGTGTGCGGAGGAATTTCATTGTATAACGATACCACACCACAGACAG gcCCATACTCCCACATGAGTATGGTCTTCAAGCAGCTGAAGATGGAGGGCTTCCTGGTGAATAGGTGGCAGCACAAGAACCCAGAGGGCATCCAAAGGCTGCTGGCCTGGGCCAAAGAG GGGAAACTGCACTGTCGGGAACATGTGACGGAAGGCTTTGAGAAAATGCCCTCTGCCTTTATGGGGATGCTGAAAGGAGAGAACATTGGGAAGGCCGTTATAAAAGTATAA
- the txn gene encoding thioredoxin: protein MIIEIEDLDTFLATLKQAGDKLVVVDFTATWCGPCKNIAPRFKELSDKPDNKNVVFLKVDVDEAEEVAKHCDIKCMPTFHFYRNAQKVDEFAGANYPKLEEKVYALKAQS from the exons ATGATTATCGAAATTGAAGATCTG GATACCTTCTTGGCCACCCTTAAACAGGCTGGTGACAAGCTTGTGGTGGTGGACTTCACGGCTACGTGGTGTGGCCCCTGCAAGAACATTGCTCCTCGTTTCAAG GAACTATCAGACAAACCTGACAACAAGAATGTGGTTTTCCTAAAGGTGGATGTGGATGAGGCAGAG GAAGTGGCTAAGCACTGTGACATCAAATGCATGCCCACATTCCACTTCTACAGGAATGCACAGAAG GTGGATGAATTTGCTGGTGCTAACTATCccaagctggaggagaaggtttATGCTCTGAAGGCACAGAGCTAA